The DNA segment GTCCGGCGTGCTGTTCCGCGGTTCGAGGCTGTTTGACGCAGCATGCTTCGAGCACCGGTTGCCGCACGCCGTGTTCCGAATTCCATCCTGATCAGAGAGCGCTCATGAGCTTCAATCACGTCCCCGCAGGCAAAGACCTTCCGCACGATTTCAACGTCATCATCGAAATCCCGGCGCAAAGCGATCCGGTGAAGTACGAAGCCGACAAGGACCTGGGCCTGCTCGTCGTCGACCGTTTCATCGGCACCGGCATGCGCTATCCGGCCAACTATGGGTTCATCCCGCAAACGCTGTCGGGCGACGGCGACCCGGTCGACGTGCTGGTGATCACGCCGTTCCCGCTGCTGGCAGGCTCCGTGGTTCGCGCGCGCGCGCTCGGCATGCTGCAAATGACCGACGAATCGGGCGTGGACGCCAAGCTCGTGGCCGTCGCACACGACAAGATCTGCCCGATGACCGCCAGCCTGAAGTCGATCGACGACGTGCCGGCGTATCTGAAAGACCAGATCAAGCACTTCTTCGAGCAATACAAGGCGCTGGAAAAGGGCAAGTGGGTCAAAGTCGAAGGCTGGGCTGACATCGACGCGGCGCACAAGGAAATCACCGAAGGCGTGGCGAACTTCAAGAAGTGACGCACGTCGAGCCAGCAGCCATGCTGGTCATGAAAGACCGCGCGAGCCCGTAAAGGCTGCGCGGTTTTTTTTCGGCCCGACCCGGCGGCGACGCGCTCGTATAGCCCGCATGCATTGAAGACATGAAGCGAAGCCATTTTTATGTCTAGGTATAAACCCTTATCATGCAACGGCAGCCACGCATGCTACGCGGTGCACGCCGAATAGCAAGCTCGCGGCGCAGCGCACCTCGGCCCTGCGCCAAAACAATCACAAAGACCTCCTGGAGCAGACTGCCGGATGCCGAATCGCAAGTCCAACACGTCGTTGCCACGCGGGTCGAGCCGGCTGTATGGCATCGTCACCGCCATCTACCGCAAGCGGCCGGTATGGATGGTGTCGTTCTCGGCAAGCGAGGCGAGTCTATCGGAGGGACTGCGCGCGGCGTGTGCGGCAACGGCCATGCTGGCAGTCGGCAATCTGCTGCACGACCCGGCCTTCGCGTGGGCGGCGATCGGCGCTTTCTGGACCTGTCTGGCAGACGCGGGCGGCTCGAACCGCGCACGCTTTGCGTCGATGATGGGCTTCGCGCTGCTGTCCACGCTATGCGGCGGCGCGACGGCTTTCGCGTCCGGCGTGAGCGTGC comes from the Paraburkholderia sp. PREW-6R genome and includes:
- the ppa gene encoding inorganic diphosphatase, with product MSFNHVPAGKDLPHDFNVIIEIPAQSDPVKYEADKDLGLLVVDRFIGTGMRYPANYGFIPQTLSGDGDPVDVLVITPFPLLAGSVVRARALGMLQMTDESGVDAKLVAVAHDKICPMTASLKSIDDVPAYLKDQIKHFFEQYKALEKGKWVKVEGWADIDAAHKEITEGVANFKK